Within the Acidimicrobiia bacterium genome, the region CGTTCATCTCGTTGCGGGTCGTCGCACCCAACCTCGTGGAGCTCGCGACCCCGGACGCCGACGTGGTGCTCCTCGTGAAGCCGCAGTTCGAGGCCGGGCGCGACCGTGTCGGCAAGGGCGGCGTGGTGCGCGATCCGGGCGTGCACCGCGACGTGCTGGGCGCGGTCGTGCGCGACCTCGCCGCCGCGGGCCTCGGCGTCGCGGCCGTGATCCCGAGCCCCGTGCGCGGCGCCGACGGCAACGTGGAGTTCCTCGCCCTCGCCCGCCCCGGGCCGCCGACGGTCGACGATGCTGCCCTCGACGCCGTGGTCGCTTCGGTGCCCCGCGCCGACGGGTCAGAATGACCAGCCGTGAAGGCCGTCGGCATCGTCGCCCACCACGAACGCGCGGTCGCCCACGAGCTCGCGCGCCGCGCCCGGACGTGGCTCGACGAGCGGGGGATCGAGGTCCGCACCCCCGAGAGCGACGCCGGCCCGGCGGGTCTGCACGACTGCGCGGTTCCGGCCGAGACCTTCGCCAAGGGCCTCGACCTCGTCCTCGCGCTCGGTGGCGACGGCACGATGCTGCGCGCGGTGCGGCTCGTCTATCCCGAGCCGGTGCCGATCCTCGGCGTCAACGCGGGCCAGCTCGGCTACCTGAGCGCGATCGACGCGGCCGAGCTCGAGGACGCGCTGCCGCGGCTCGAGCGGGGCGAGTTCGAGGTGTCGGAGCGGATGATGCTCGAGGTCGTCGTGCGCTCCTCGAGCGGCGAACGGCGCGCGTTCGCGCTGAACGAGGCCGTCGTCGAGAAGGTCGGCGCGGGGCGGCTCATCCGTCTGCTCGTCTCGATCAACGGCACGCCGTTCACGACCTACGCGGCCGACGGCGTGATCGTCGCGACCGCGACCGGGTCGACCGCGTACTCCTTCTCCGCGCGCGGACCGATCATCTCGCCCGCGCACCGTTGCATCCTCCTGACACCGGTGTCGCCGCACATGCTCTTCGACCGCGCGCTCGTGCTCGGTGCCGACGAGGAGCTCGAGCTGCTCGTGACCGACGGCCGTCCCGTCGCGCTGACGGTCGACGGGCGGGCCGCGGGCGAGCTCGAGACGGGCGACGTCATCATCTGTCGCGCCGCGCCCGGCGCGGCCCGGCTCGTCGCGCGCCGCCCCGACGACTTCCATCAGCTCCTCAAGGCCAAGTTCGGGCTCACCGACCGGTGACCCGCGACGAACCGGTGAACCGGTGCTGACCGAGCTGCGCGTCGAGAACCTCGGCATCATCGACGAGCTGCAGGTCACGCTCGGATCGGGTCTCACCGCAATCACGGGCGAGACCGGCGCCGGCAAGACGCTGCTCGTCGAGGCGCTCGATCTGCTGCTCGGCGGGCGCGCCGATCCCTCGCTCGTGCGCGACGGCGCCGCGGAGGCGCGGGTCGAGGGGCGGTTCGTCGACGAGGCCGACGGGATCGAGGTCGAGGTCGTGCTCGCGCGCGTGCTGCCCGCGTCGGGCCGCAGCCGCGCGTACGTCGACGGCCGGCTCGCGACCGTCGGCGAGCTCGCCGAACGTGGGCGTGGTCTCGTCGACCTGCACGGTCAGCACGAGCAGCAGTCGCTCCTCGTTCCCGCGGAGCAGCGTGCGTTGCTCGACGCGTTCGCGGGAAAGCCCGCGGCGCGGGCGATCGCGGCAATCGCCGACGCGCGCGCCGAGCTGCGCGCGGTCGAGGCTGCGTTCGCGGAGCTCGGTGGCGACGCGCGCGCTCGCGCGCGTGAGCTGGATCTCCTGCGCTTCGAGTTGGGCGAGATCGACGCCGCGGGAATCCGTGACGACGACGAAGAGGCGAAGCTCGCGGTCGCGGAGGACGAGCTCGCGAACGCAGCCGCGCGTCGAGAGGGGCTCGAGACCGCACACCGCGCGCTCGACGGACCCGCGACCGACGCGGTCGGCGACGCGATGGCCGCGCTCGGCGGGGAAGGGTGGTTCGCGGGACTCGAGACGCGGCTCGCGGCGCTGCAGTCGGAGCTCGCCGACGTCGCGCGCGAGACGCGGGTCTCGGCCGAGCAGGTCGTCGACGATCCGGAACGGCTCGAGGAGGTGCGCGCGCGTCGTCAGCGGCTGCTCGAGCTGAGCCGCAAGTACGGTCCGACGCTCGCCGGCGTGCGCGCGTTCGCGGTCGAGTCTGCGGAGCGACTCGCGCAGCTCGAGGGCGCGGAGTCTCGTCGTGCGGCGCTCGCGCCCCGGCGCGACGAAGCCGACGCCGCGCTCGCGCGCGCGGCCGCGCAGCTCCTCGCGGCCCGGCGCGCGGCGGCGCCCAAGCTCGCGGCCGCGGTCACCGCGCGCCTCGGCGAGCTCGCGCTGGGTCGGGCCGAGCTCCGCATCGAGATCGAGCTCGACGGGGGAGACGACGGCGGCGAGGTGGTGTTCGTGCTCGCGCCGAACCCGGGTGAGACGGCCCGGCCGCTGGCGAAGGCCGCGTCGGGCGGCGAGCTGTCGCGGGTGATGCTGGCCCTGCGGGTGGTGCTCTCCGAGGCGCCGCCTACGCTGGTGTTCGACGAGGTCGACGCGGGCCTCGGTGGTGAGGCCGGCGTGGCGGTAGGCCGAGCGCTTGCCCTGCTCGGAGGCAAGCATCAGGTGCTGTGCGTCACCCATCTCGCCCAGGTCGCCGCCTTCGCCGACTCGCAGCTCTCGGTGCACAAGGAGGAGCACGGCGGTCGCACGCAGGCCGGCGC harbors:
- a CDS encoding NAD(+)/NADH kinase, with translation MKAVGIVAHHERAVAHELARRARTWLDERGIEVRTPESDAGPAGLHDCAVPAETFAKGLDLVLALGGDGTMLRAVRLVYPEPVPILGVNAGQLGYLSAIDAAELEDALPRLERGEFEVSERMMLEVVVRSSSGERRAFALNEAVVEKVGAGRLIRLLVSINGTPFTTYAADGVIVATATGSTAYSFSARGPIISPAHRCILLTPVSPHMLFDRALVLGADEELELLVTDGRPVALTVDGRAAGELETGDVIICRAAPGAARLVARRPDDFHQLLKAKFGLTDR
- the recN gene encoding DNA repair protein RecN encodes the protein MLTELRVENLGIIDELQVTLGSGLTAITGETGAGKTLLVEALDLLLGGRADPSLVRDGAAEARVEGRFVDEADGIEVEVVLARVLPASGRSRAYVDGRLATVGELAERGRGLVDLHGQHEQQSLLVPAEQRALLDAFAGKPAARAIAAIADARAELRAVEAAFAELGGDARARARELDLLRFELGEIDAAGIRDDDEEAKLAVAEDELANAAARREGLETAHRALDGPATDAVGDAMAALGGEGWFAGLETRLAALQSELADVARETRVSAEQVVDDPERLEEVRARRQRLLELSRKYGPTLAGVRAFAVESAERLAQLEGAESRRAALAPRRDEADAALARAAAQLLAARRAAAPKLAAAVTARLGELALGRAELRIEIELDGGDDGGEVVFVLAPNPGETARPLAKAASGGELSRVMLALRVVLSEAPPTLVFDEVDAGLGGEAGVAVGRALALLGGKHQVLCVTHLAQVAAFADSQLSVHKEEHGGRTQAGAALLLDDARVHELSRMLAGVGDSDHARRHARELLAVAAEQRAEARA